The genomic stretch GATACTCCCTTATACAATCATCCTTTACCTCGAATCGAGCAGTGGTTGAAAGACCACGGTTGCCAACAAGACCAAAAGCAACTGCATTGCTGGCGCATTCAAAAATCGAACTGGGAAGCCGAACTATGGCTAGATATCGACCAGTTGACGATCCGATACATTGATGCTGAAGGAGTAGGACAAGATATTCAACGCTCTTTTAAATATTCTCTCAGCCGGAAAGACGTAGAGCAGGCTGTATTTTCAGGTCCGTGAATAGGAGCGAGGAGCGAAATAGGAGCGAGGAGCGAGGAGTGAGGAGTGAGGGAAAGAGCGTGGGGTGTAGGGTGTAGGGTGTAGGGTGTAGGGTGTAGGGTGTAGGGTGTAAGAATTTTGAATGCGTGAATGCGTGAATGCGTGAATTGTTTTGCTCCCTCAGCTCCCTCAGCTCTCTTGTTCCCCTCGCTCCTCACTCC from Scytonema millei VB511283 encodes the following:
- a CDS encoding DUF3143 domain-containing protein, with amino-acid sequence MSLPSADTPLYNHPLPRIEQWLKDHGCQQDQKQLHCWRIQKSNWEAELWLDIDQLTIRYIDAEGVGQDIQRSFKYSLSRKDVEQAVFSGP